CGCAGACCCGGAGGGAAGCCATCCGGACCGCCGAAGCGACGGAAGAAGCGCTCCATCGGCGAACCCGGCTGGAACGGCGAGTCGTCATTGCTGTCGTCCTTGGAGAGCTTCTCGCGGATGTTGACCTTCACCGAGATCACCGACGGCTTCACGCGCTCGACGATGTCGGCGAAGCCCACCGGCTGCTGAACCTTGCGGACCTCGTTGTTGACCTGGGCATGCGCCGGGGTCGCGAACAGCGAAGCATCGTGCGAGGGGCTGAAGCCATAGACGGCGGCGCCGAGACCGGCGACGACCGACGCCATCAGCGCGAACTTGCGAGCAGACAACAGCGAGCGCTTCGGCTGCTTGTAGGACGGAAAGGATGAGAGGTCGGGACGGTCGGTCATTTCTTGAAATCTCCAGGGGCAGAAATCGTGGTGCAGGGGCCGGCACCTGATGCCTCTGAACATGGGGTCATCAGCCTTACGGCGCGCTGGCTGCGGTATTAAACTTTTGTAATTAAGAGAAGTCGGCCTGCGGCAGAATAACGCAGACAAATGAATAACTTAAAAGGAACTTAAATCCGTTTGTCCGGCGCTGATTCCGCGGCTAGCAGGCGTTCCAGCCGCGTCTGTTCCTCGGCCGTCAGGGCCGAGTCGGAAAGGCTTCCGCCTTTGGCCGTATTTGCCCTCCGCCTGCCGAAGCGCCAGAGCGCCAACCCACCCAGCAGAAGCGCCAGCGGCGGGGTCAGCCAGAGCAACAGCGTGTGCTCGTTGAAGCGCGGCTTCAGCAGCACGAATTCGCCATAGCGCGCCACCAGGAAATCGATCACCTGCCGGTTGCTGTCGCCGGCCGCGATACGCTCGCGCACCAGAAGGCGGAGGTCGCGCGCTAGCGGCGCCTCCGAATCGTCGATCGACTGGTTCTGGCAGACCATGCAGCGAAGCTCCTTGGAGAGCTCGCGCGCCCTCGCCTCCTTCGCAGGGTCCGACATGACCTCGTCGGGCAGCACGGCATGTGCCGGCAGCGCCCCCAACAGCAAGGCGGCGGCAAGCAGGCCGGCAGTGAGAGCGCGCGACCGCATCACTCGGCCGCCTGCAATGCGCGCGCCGCCTTGGCCGGCTTCGGCGCCCCGACCCGCAAGCGGCGGTCCGACAACGACAGCATGCCGCCGAACGCCATCAGCACCGGTCCCCACCAGATCAAGAGCACCAGCGGCTTGTGATAGATGCGCACCGCGATCGTGCCGTCGGCTGAGGTGTCACCGAGCGAGATATAGAGCTGGCTCGCGCCGCGTGTCAGCAGCGCCGCCTCCGTCGTCGATGCACCACGCGTCGTAAAGTTGCGCTTCGACGGCGTCATCGAGGCGACCTTCTCTCCTTCGCGGCTCACGGTGAACCGGGCGACCATCTCGCGGAAGTTCGGCCCCTGGCGCGGCGTCAGGCCATCGAGCCGCAACTGATAGCCGGCGACCGTGGCGACGTCGTTCGCCTTCATCGCACCGATATATTCGCTGTTCCAGGTGGTCTCGCAGACGATGCCGATCAGCGCGACGCCGAGCCCGGCATGCGCAAACACGGTGCCCCATGTCGCGCGCGGCAAGCCACGCGCGCGGCGCAGCGAGATCGAGAACGGGATGCGGAACAGCCCGATACGTTCGGCAAGATCGCACAGCGCGCCTGATATCACGAACACCGCAAGTCCGATCGCGAGCGGTGCCAGCGTTGCGCCGCCATAGGTCCACGCCCAGACCAGCGCGATCGCGACAAGCGAGACGATGCCGGCGGCCGTCAGCCGCTGTGCCGCTCCCAGCAGGTCACCACGCTTCCAGGCAAGCAGCGGCCCGAACGGCACCGCGAGCAACAGCGGCACGAACAGCGGCGCGAAGGTGAAATTGAAGAACGGCGCGCCGACCGAGATCTTCTCGCCCGTCAGGACCTCGAGCGCCAGCGGATACAGCGTCCCGATGAACACGGTCGCGCACGCCGTGGTAAGCAGCAGATTGTTGAGCACCAGCGCGCCCTCGCGCGAGATCGGGGCAAACAGCCCACCCTGTTTCAACGCCGGTGCGCGCCAGGCAAAAAGCGAGAAGCTGCCGCCGATGAAGACGAAGAGGATCAGCAGAATGAAGACGCCGCGCGTCGGATCGGTGGCGAATGCGTGAACCGATGTGAGGACACCGGAGCGCACCAGGAAGGTGCCGAGCAGCGACAGCGAGAAGGTCAGGATCGACAGCAGGATGGTCCAGACCTTCAACGCGTTGCGCTTCTCCATCACCAGCGCCGAATGCAACAGCGCGGTGCCGGCAAGCCACGGCATCAGCGAGGCGTTCTCGACCGGATCCCAGAACCACCAGCCGCCCCAGCCGAGCTCGTAATAGGCCCAGTAGGAACCCATCGCGATGCCGAGCGTCAGGAAAATCCACGCGGTCAGGGTCCACGGGCGCACCCAGCGCGCCCAGGCGGCGTCGATCCGGCCCTCGAGCAGCGCAGCCACCGCGAAGGAAAACGAGATCGAGAAGCCGACATAGCCGAGATAGAGCATCGGCGGATGCACCGCGAGGCCGATGTCCTGCAGCACCGGATTGAGATCGCGTCCCTCGATCGGCGGATTGGCGATGCGCAGGAACGGGTTCGAGGTGATCAGGATGAAGAGATAGAATGCGCTGGCGATCCAGGCCTGCACCGCCAGCACATGGGCGCGCAGCGACAGCGGCAAATTGTTGCCGAAGGCCGCGACCAGGCCGCCGAACAGCGCCAGGATCGAGACCCAGAGCAGCATCGATCCTTCATGGTTTCCCCACACGCCGGTGATCTTGTAGATCATCGGCTTCAACGAATGCGAGTTCTCGTAGACGTTGACGACCGAGAAGTCCGAGGTGACGTGCAGCGTCACCAGCGCGATGAATGAGGCCGCGACGAACAAGAGCTGGGCCAGCGCAGTCGAGCGCGCGACATTCATCAATGCGACGTCGCGCCAGCGCGCGCCGAGCAGCGGCACGACGGACTGAATCAGCGCCAGCCCAAGCGCGAGCACCAGGGCATAATGTCCGCTTTCGGCGATCATCGCATGGCTCCCTGCGTCGGCGCCGCCGAAGCGCTCGGCTTCGCAGCGTAGTCGTCCTTCCAGTGGCCCTGCTTCTTGAGGGCTTCGGCGACGTCCTTCGGCATGTATCTCTCGTCATGCTTCGCAAGCACGGTATCAGCACGAAACACGCCGGACGCATCGAGCGTTCCTTCGGCGACGACGCCCTGCCCTTCGCGGAACAGGTCGGGCAGGATGCCCTTGTAGGCGACCGGGAGGGTCGCACTGCCGTCAGCGACGGTAAAGGTCACCGCGAGATTGTCGCCGCGCTTGACCGAGCCCGGCTGCACCAGGCCGCCGAGCCGGAAGCGTGTGCCCGGACCAAGATGCTTCTCGGCGACCATCGAGGGCGTCGAGAAGAACACGATGGAATCGCGCAGCGCATTCAGCACCAGCCCCGCCGCGATCCCGAGCACCGCGAGCGCGCAGCCGATCAGAGTCAAGCGCCGTTGCTTCCTGGTCATGGTCCATCCTTGCGCATGACGTGCTCCGAAAACCGCTGCACACTCTTCGGCGTCATGCGCTATCCATCCAGCCCGAGATTCTTCAGCCCTTCATTGAGCTGACGCAACCGATCCGCGTCCTTGGCCACCGCCTGCCGCGCATCGGCGAGCGCGCTCATCGCCTTGTCACGCTCGCCCATCACGAGATAGGCGCGGACCAGCCGCAGCCAGCCCTCGACATCGTCGCCGTTCTGCTTCAGCCGCGTCGCCAGCCGATCGACCATACCGTGGATCATCGCGTTGCGATCACCTTCGGTCATATCCTTGGCCGCAGCCGTCGCACCGTCGGGCAGTGCCGGCGCGGCGACGCCGCCGACCCTCACCAAGGCGGCCTGCACCAGCGGCCGCCACGGCGCGTCGGCCGGCGCCTTCGCCAACATCCCCTTCCAGATCGCGGCGGCGTCCGCCTTGCGGCCGTCCTGCTCCGCCGCGATCCCGAGGAAGTAGTTGGCCTTGGCGTTGTCGGCGCTCTGCGCAACCGCGCGCTCGAACTCCGCCTTGGCGTCCGCGGTGACGACACCGCCCGCCGTTCCCATCAACGCCTCGCCGAGATCTGCACGGCGATCGGCGCTGTCACCGGCATAAGTAATGGAATTACGATAGGCGCGGACCGCATCGTCATAGCGACCAAGGCGCGACAGCACCGGCGCCAGCACCCTCCAGCCGCGGCCATCGGTCGGGTTCTTCTCCAGGTGAGCCTCGACCTGCGCCACCAGATCGGCCAGCGGTTGGTTGGCATCGACGACCCGGCTGCGCTCCGAGAGCGGAAAGTCGCCAAGGCGCGGCGACCCCAACGGGAGGTAGAAGCCTGCCGCAATGACCGGCAAGCCAATCAGAGCCAGGGTCGCGGCCAAGCGCCGCAGCTTCAGATTGGCCTTAACCGGCCCCTCGCGCCCGCTCTGGTCGGCGGCCGCGAGCAGCCGCCGGCTGATCTCGATCCGCGCGGCCTCCGCCTCGGCGGCGCCGATATTACCGGATGCCATATCGCGGTCGATTTCGGCGAGCTGGTCGCGATACACCACGACCTCGCTGCCGC
The DNA window shown above is from Bradyrhizobium sp. ISRA464 and carries:
- a CDS encoding cytochrome c-type biogenesis protein, with the translated sequence MRSRALTAGLLAAALLLGALPAHAVLPDEVMSDPAKEARARELSKELRCMVCQNQSIDDSEAPLARDLRLLVRERIAAGDSNRQVIDFLVARYGEFVLLKPRFNEHTLLLWLTPPLALLLGGLALWRFGRRRANTAKGGSLSDSALTAEEQTRLERLLAAESAPDKRI
- the ccmI gene encoding c-type cytochrome biogenesis protein CcmI, with product MTLWFVFALMTVAAIFAVLWPLSRSRPADTGGSEVVVYRDQLAEIDRDMASGNIGAAEAEAARIEISRRLLAAADQSGREGPVKANLKLRRLAATLALIGLPVIAAGFYLPLGSPRLGDFPLSERSRVVDANQPLADLVAQVEAHLEKNPTDGRGWRVLAPVLSRLGRYDDAVRAYRNSITYAGDSADRRADLGEALMGTAGGVVTADAKAEFERAVAQSADNAKANYFLGIAAEQDGRKADAAAIWKGMLAKAPADAPWRPLVQAALVRVGGVAAPALPDGATAAAKDMTEGDRNAMIHGMVDRLATRLKQNGDDVEGWLRLVRAYLVMGERDKAMSALADARQAVAKDADRLRQLNEGLKNLGLDG
- a CDS encoding heme lyase CcmF/NrfE family subunit gives rise to the protein MIAESGHYALVLALGLALIQSVVPLLGARWRDVALMNVARSTALAQLLFVAASFIALVTLHVTSDFSVVNVYENSHSLKPMIYKITGVWGNHEGSMLLWVSILALFGGLVAAFGNNLPLSLRAHVLAVQAWIASAFYLFILITSNPFLRIANPPIEGRDLNPVLQDIGLAVHPPMLYLGYVGFSISFSFAVAALLEGRIDAAWARWVRPWTLTAWIFLTLGIAMGSYWAYYELGWGGWWFWDPVENASLMPWLAGTALLHSALVMEKRNALKVWTILLSILTFSLSLLGTFLVRSGVLTSVHAFATDPTRGVFILLILFVFIGGSFSLFAWRAPALKQGGLFAPISREGALVLNNLLLTTACATVFIGTLYPLALEVLTGEKISVGAPFFNFTFAPLFVPLLLAVPFGPLLAWKRGDLLGAAQRLTAAGIVSLVAIALVWAWTYGGATLAPLAIGLAVFVISGALCDLAERIGLFRIPFSISLRRARGLPRATWGTVFAHAGLGVALIGIVCETTWNSEYIGAMKANDVATVAGYQLRLDGLTPRQGPNFREMVARFTVSREGEKVASMTPSKRNFTTRGASTTEAALLTRGASQLYISLGDTSADGTIAVRIYHKPLVLLIWWGPVLMAFGGMLSLSDRRLRVGAPKPAKAARALQAAE
- the ccmE gene encoding cytochrome c maturation protein CcmE, giving the protein MTRKQRRLTLIGCALAVLGIAAGLVLNALRDSIVFFSTPSMVAEKHLGPGTRFRLGGLVQPGSVKRGDNLAVTFTVADGSATLPVAYKGILPDLFREGQGVVAEGTLDASGVFRADTVLAKHDERYMPKDVAEALKKQGHWKDDYAAKPSASAAPTQGAMR